From a single Rhodococcus qingshengii JCM 15477 genomic region:
- a CDS encoding LysR substrate-binding domain-containing protein yields the protein MTDADSQAIFRLAYAPGVTPTKWVRVWHERLPEVRLELVQFPVLELEAALRAGEADAGLVRLPIDRTGISAISLYAETPVVVVPKDHVFTTVDQISVDDLADEIVLDPLDDRLDWPTRPGKTAAERPATIADAIELVAAGVGVVVVPHSLARFHHRKDLTFRPVDGAPEAPVALAWMESKTTDLVEELIGIVRGRTAQSSRGRNGEPAEKIKGSVKAKIAARERRAEAAKNGQKAKGAGTAKNISGRNAGSGKAKAGGKSGSGKSGGTKSSGGRFSGKQKGR from the coding sequence GTGACAGACGCGGATAGTCAGGCAATTTTTCGACTCGCGTACGCCCCGGGGGTGACGCCCACCAAGTGGGTCCGGGTGTGGCACGAGCGGCTCCCCGAGGTGCGTCTGGAACTTGTTCAGTTCCCGGTTCTCGAACTCGAAGCTGCACTTCGCGCCGGTGAAGCAGATGCAGGTTTGGTTCGACTGCCGATCGACCGGACCGGCATCAGCGCCATCTCGCTGTACGCGGAAACCCCGGTGGTGGTGGTACCGAAAGATCACGTATTCACTACTGTCGATCAGATTTCCGTCGACGATCTGGCCGACGAGATAGTGCTCGATCCTCTCGACGACAGACTCGACTGGCCGACCCGTCCCGGAAAGACCGCCGCCGAGCGACCAGCGACCATCGCCGACGCCATCGAGTTGGTGGCCGCCGGCGTCGGAGTTGTCGTGGTTCCCCATTCGCTGGCGCGGTTCCACCATCGCAAGGACCTGACCTTCCGTCCGGTGGACGGTGCGCCCGAGGCTCCTGTGGCTTTGGCATGGATGGAGTCCAAGACCACAGATCTGGTCGAGGAACTGATCGGCATCGTGCGGGGCCGAACGGCACAGAGTTCCCGCGGACGGAACGGCGAGCCGGCCGAGAAGATCAAGGGCTCCGTCAAGGCCAAGATCGCGGCCCGCGAGCGTCGCGCAGAAGCTGCCAAGAACGGGCAGAAAGCTAAGGGCGCCGGCACCGCGAAGAACATATCCGGACGCAACGCCGGTTCCGGTAAGGCCAAGGCGGGCGGCAAATCAGGCAGCGGGAAGTCCGGTGGGACCAAGAGTTCGGGTGGCCGGTTCTCCGGAAAGCAGAAGGGCCGCTAG
- a CDS encoding sensor domain-containing protein, producing MAACSLAAVAAVALLAGCSGSVQGAPVPDSAPATAGATDSGTAAPSTTAAPKSSTPKSTSPKTAAPLSELLLTPEEFPEPFGAVVLPPQAVPMAAPDLVGVPRGATVDPSECEPPEQDYGPNGTVMAVGTDNATRATISVELTKVDAPLDELEAQTRQCPSMTVTANGITTAVTTEILPPSPIDADKTMSLRRTVVSPKATAGDQTMLTLIAQVGDVRVATTLMTFGSATPSTAPLDQAFTAAVQKVKAGK from the coding sequence GTGGCCGCATGCTCACTTGCTGCGGTGGCCGCCGTTGCACTACTCGCGGGCTGCTCCGGGTCGGTCCAAGGAGCACCCGTTCCGGACTCCGCGCCGGCGACTGCCGGTGCGACCGACAGCGGCACGGCGGCGCCGAGTACGACGGCTGCACCCAAATCCTCGACGCCGAAATCTACCTCTCCGAAAACGGCGGCACCGCTGTCCGAACTGCTGCTGACTCCCGAGGAATTCCCCGAGCCCTTCGGCGCTGTTGTGCTGCCCCCGCAGGCCGTTCCGATGGCAGCGCCGGATCTAGTCGGCGTCCCGCGCGGTGCCACCGTCGATCCGTCCGAATGTGAGCCACCGGAACAGGATTACGGTCCGAACGGGACCGTGATGGCGGTCGGGACCGACAACGCGACGAGGGCAACGATTTCGGTTGAACTCACGAAGGTCGATGCACCACTGGACGAGTTGGAAGCGCAAACTCGGCAGTGCCCGTCCATGACTGTCACTGCGAACGGCATCACTACGGCAGTGACGACGGAAATTCTTCCGCCGTCGCCGATCGATGCCGACAAGACGATGTCACTTCGCCGCACTGTCGTGTCCCCCAAGGCCACAGCCGGTGATCAGACGATGCTGACCTTGATCGCGCAGGTCGGCGACGTACGGGTGGCGACAACACTGATGACGTTCGGTTCTGCGACGCCCTCGACGGCACCGCTGGATCAAGCGTTCACTGCAGCCGTGCAGAAGGTCAAAGCAGGCAAGTGA
- a CDS encoding DUF5997 family protein produces MTSNKTPQTMKPTTAAKKLGVYLEATPAQFQEGDVTRDELTALQTDPPEWLLELRRTGPHPRPVIAAKLGVSIAGLARGGVEEALTTDQIAALLEEKPEWLEKERAVQAEVRAENVRIKEKRAARRNQPRKARRG; encoded by the coding sequence ATGACGTCGAACAAAACTCCCCAGACGATGAAGCCGACGACGGCTGCCAAGAAGCTGGGTGTGTACCTGGAAGCAACACCTGCGCAGTTCCAGGAAGGCGACGTGACTCGTGACGAGCTGACCGCTCTGCAGACCGATCCGCCGGAGTGGCTGCTGGAGCTGCGACGCACCGGACCGCACCCTCGCCCGGTCATCGCAGCCAAGCTGGGCGTATCGATCGCCGGCCTGGCCCGCGGCGGCGTCGAAGAAGCACTCACCACGGATCAGATCGCCGCACTCCTCGAAGAGAAGCCCGAATGGCTCGAAAAGGAACGCGCTGTTCAGGCCGAGGTGCGGGCCGAGAACGTTCGCATCAAGGAAAAGCGCGCTGCTCGCCGCAACCAGCCGCGGAAGGCTCGTAGGGGCTGA
- a CDS encoding DEAD/DEAH box helicase, producing MLLTELLPDNADPESVFDAFSSWTIERGLTLYPAQEEAVMELVSGANVILATPTGSGKSMVAIGAHFYAMSLGKRTYYTAPIKALVSEKFFALCEVFGAENVGMMTGDAAVNSSAPIICATAEIVANLALREGPNSDIGQVVMDEFHFYSEPDRGWAWQVPLIELPHAQFLLMSATLGEVDFFSEDLTRRTGKPTTVVSGTERPVPLMFSYATTPVGETIEDLVTTNQSPVYIVHFTQAAALERAQALTSVNFCSKEEKEAIAEALGGFRFTTGFGKTLSRLVRHGIGVHHAGMLPKYRRLIEVLAQDGLLKVICGTDTLGVGINVPIRTVLLTGLAKYDGVRTRHLKAREFHQIAGRAGRAGYDTMGTVVVQAPEHEVENLRAVAKAGDDPKKIKKIQRKKAPEGFVSWSEATFDRLVAASPEPLVSRFSVSNSMLLNVIARPGNCFDAMRHLLEDNHESRPAQRKHILKAISLYRGLLSAGIVERLDEPDEYGRMARLTMDLQRDFALNQPLSPFALAAFELLDVESDSYALDVVSIIESTLDDPRQVLMAQQHFARGEAVAQMKADGIEYEERMELLEEVTWPKPLSDLLFPAFEMYRGGHPWITEFALSPKSVVRDMIERAMTFAELISHYGLTRSEGLVLRYLADAYRALRQTVPAEARTEELEDIIEWLGELIRQVDSSLLDEWESLTDPGAEADTEEVAFGADIPRPISANPRAFRVMVRNAMFRRIDLASRRQWNELENLEDGIDAAEWEEQLLPYFEEYATIGTGPSARGPALFQVTEEGEFWRVRQVLEDPEGDHGWALLAVVDIPESDAAGEIVFDELSVVEG from the coding sequence GTGCTGCTGACGGAACTTCTCCCCGACAACGCGGATCCTGAGTCCGTTTTCGACGCCTTCTCTTCGTGGACCATCGAACGAGGTTTGACGCTCTACCCGGCCCAAGAAGAGGCCGTCATGGAGTTGGTCTCGGGTGCAAACGTGATCCTTGCGACGCCGACCGGGTCAGGCAAATCGATGGTGGCGATCGGCGCGCATTTCTATGCGATGTCGCTCGGCAAGCGCACCTATTACACAGCGCCGATCAAGGCCTTGGTGAGCGAGAAGTTCTTTGCGCTGTGTGAAGTCTTCGGTGCCGAGAACGTCGGCATGATGACCGGCGACGCCGCCGTGAACTCGTCGGCGCCGATCATTTGTGCGACGGCCGAAATCGTCGCGAATCTTGCACTGCGCGAGGGCCCGAACTCCGATATCGGCCAGGTCGTGATGGACGAGTTCCACTTCTACTCCGAACCCGATCGAGGTTGGGCGTGGCAGGTTCCGCTCATCGAGTTGCCGCACGCCCAGTTCCTGTTGATGTCGGCAACTCTCGGTGAAGTCGACTTCTTCTCCGAAGATCTGACGCGCCGTACCGGGAAACCCACCACCGTCGTCTCCGGCACAGAACGCCCCGTGCCTTTGATGTTCTCGTACGCGACCACGCCGGTCGGCGAAACCATCGAAGATCTGGTGACCACCAACCAGTCCCCCGTCTACATCGTGCATTTCACGCAGGCCGCCGCCCTCGAACGCGCCCAGGCACTGACGAGCGTCAACTTCTGTTCCAAAGAAGAGAAGGAAGCGATCGCCGAGGCGCTGGGTGGTTTCCGCTTCACCACCGGGTTCGGAAAAACACTCTCCCGCCTGGTCCGGCACGGCATCGGCGTTCACCATGCGGGCATGCTGCCCAAGTACCGACGGCTCATCGAAGTTCTCGCACAGGACGGGCTTCTCAAGGTGATTTGCGGTACCGACACCCTCGGCGTCGGCATCAACGTCCCGATCCGCACGGTGCTGCTCACGGGTCTGGCCAAGTACGACGGCGTCCGCACTCGGCATCTGAAAGCCCGCGAGTTCCATCAGATCGCCGGTCGCGCGGGTCGTGCAGGCTACGACACGATGGGCACCGTCGTCGTCCAGGCACCCGAACACGAAGTAGAGAATCTGCGGGCAGTCGCCAAGGCCGGCGACGATCCGAAGAAGATCAAGAAGATTCAACGCAAGAAGGCTCCCGAGGGGTTTGTATCCTGGAGCGAAGCGACGTTCGATCGCTTGGTCGCCGCATCGCCCGAACCGTTGGTGTCGCGATTCTCGGTCAGCAACTCGATGCTGCTCAATGTCATTGCCCGCCCGGGTAACTGCTTCGACGCGATGCGGCACCTGTTGGAGGACAACCACGAATCGCGTCCGGCGCAGCGCAAGCACATCCTCAAAGCGATCTCGCTGTATCGCGGATTGCTCAGCGCCGGGATCGTGGAACGCCTCGACGAACCCGACGAGTACGGCCGCATGGCTCGGTTGACGATGGACCTGCAACGCGACTTCGCCTTGAACCAGCCACTCTCACCGTTCGCCTTGGCGGCATTCGAACTTCTCGACGTCGAATCCGACAGTTACGCACTCGATGTCGTCTCGATCATCGAGTCGACGCTCGACGATCCGCGTCAGGTTCTGATGGCGCAGCAGCACTTCGCTCGTGGCGAAGCGGTTGCGCAGATGAAGGCCGACGGCATCGAGTACGAGGAGCGCATGGAACTCCTCGAAGAGGTTACGTGGCCGAAACCGTTGTCGGACTTGCTGTTCCCGGCTTTCGAAATGTACCGGGGTGGCCACCCGTGGATCACCGAGTTCGCCCTCTCCCCCAAGTCCGTGGTGCGCGACATGATCGAACGCGCCATGACGTTTGCCGAGTTGATCAGCCATTACGGACTCACCCGGTCCGAGGGCCTCGTCCTGCGCTACCTCGCCGACGCCTACCGCGCGCTGCGACAGACCGTCCCGGCGGAAGCGCGCACCGAGGAACTCGAAGACATCATCGAGTGGTTGGGCGAGCTGATCCGTCAGGTCGACTCGAGCCTGCTCGACGAATGGGAGTCACTCACCGACCCCGGAGCCGAGGCAGATACGGAAGAGGTTGCGTTCGGCGCCGACATTCCCCGTCCCATCTCGGCGAACCCGCGCGCATTCCGCGTCATGGTGCGCAATGCGATGTTCCGACGCATCGACCTCGCGTCGCGTCGGCAGTGGAATGAGCTGGAAAACCTCGAGGACGGTATCGACGCCGCCGAGTGGGAAGAGCAACTACTCCCGTACTTCGAGGAGTACGCAACAATCGGAACCGGGCCATCGGCGCGCGGGCCGGCGCTCTTCCAGGTCACCGAAGAGGGTGAGTTCTGGCGGGTGCGGCAGGTGCTCGAGGATCCGGAGGGCGATCACGGATGGGCACTGCTTGCCGTCGTCGACATCCCGGAATCGGATGCCGCGGGTGAAATCGTGTTCGACGAGCTGAGCGTCGTAGAAGGCTAG
- a CDS encoding proteasome assembly chaperone family protein, with translation MDEQSRMYELEFPAPQLAAADGQGPILIHGLEGYSDAGHAVKLATTHLRESLETELVASFAVDELIDYRSRRPTMTFKADHFSDYDAPALNLYALRDTAGTPFLLLAGMEPDLKWERFTTAVRLLSEQLGVRRTIGLNAIPMAIPHTRPLGVTAHSTNKDLIQDHQRWSGELQVPGSASSLLELRMSQHGHEAMGFSVHVPHYLAQTDYPGAAETLLENVSEVSDLELPLVALGEAAARVREQVNEHIAGNEEVQTVVHALERQYDTFVAAQEQQSSLLAGEADLPSGDEIGAEFEKFLAEQAGNDDFGSAGDLDRGDN, from the coding sequence ATGGACGAACAGTCGAGGATGTACGAGCTGGAATTTCCGGCGCCCCAGTTGGCGGCTGCCGACGGCCAGGGACCGATCCTGATTCACGGACTCGAGGGTTACTCCGACGCCGGTCACGCCGTGAAGTTGGCGACGACGCATCTGCGCGAAAGCCTCGAGACCGAGCTTGTCGCGTCGTTTGCTGTCGACGAGCTGATCGACTACCGCTCACGTCGACCGACGATGACGTTCAAGGCCGATCATTTCTCCGATTACGACGCTCCGGCGCTCAATCTGTACGCACTGCGCGATACGGCCGGCACGCCGTTCCTGCTGCTCGCGGGGATGGAACCGGACCTCAAGTGGGAGCGGTTCACTACAGCCGTTCGTCTGTTGTCCGAACAGTTGGGAGTGCGTCGAACCATCGGGCTCAACGCGATTCCGATGGCAATCCCGCACACCCGACCGCTGGGTGTGACAGCACATTCGACCAACAAGGACCTGATCCAGGACCATCAGCGTTGGTCAGGTGAACTGCAGGTTCCCGGCAGCGCATCATCACTGCTCGAGCTTCGTATGTCTCAGCACGGGCACGAGGCGATGGGCTTTTCGGTGCATGTCCCCCACTACCTCGCGCAAACGGACTACCCGGGCGCCGCAGAAACTTTGCTCGAAAACGTTTCCGAGGTTTCGGATCTGGAGTTGCCCTTGGTTGCACTGGGTGAGGCCGCGGCGCGCGTTCGGGAACAGGTTAACGAGCACATAGCCGGGAACGAAGAAGTTCAGACTGTAGTCCACGCTTTGGAGCGTCAATACGACACTTTTGTCGCCGCTCAGGAACAACAGTCGTCCCTTCTGGCCGGCGAGGCCGACCTTCCCAGCGGTGACGAGATCGGCGCAGAGTTCGAAAAGTTCCTGGCCGAACAGGCAGGAAATGACGACTTCGGCTCAGCTGGAGACCTCGATCGAGGCGACAACTGA
- a CDS encoding alpha/beta fold hydrolase translates to MSRPRNRQLRPVPDEEPRMMFRTIHGYRRAFRIAGEGPAVLLLHGIGDNSSTWTEIIPHLAKKYTVIAPDLLGHGRSDKPRADYSVAAYANGMRDLLSTLGIEHVTVIGHSLGGGVAMQFSYQFPHMVDRLVLVSAGGVTKDVHPLLRLMSVPVVNEVVKLLRIPGAMPLVRMAGNLAGVVHGSNLRPGTMLHDTPDLIRVLADLPDPTAYEAYLRTLRAVVDWRGQVVTMLDRCYLTENLPVQLIWGDDDSVIPVSHAHLAHAAMPNSRLEVFRGSGHFPFRDDPMRFLQIVEDFLSSTAPLVFDEARWRHMLISGVGENTITGTSSTRMAVLDAMGSDERSAT, encoded by the coding sequence ATGAGCAGACCACGGAACCGTCAGCTCCGACCGGTCCCCGACGAGGAACCGCGGATGATGTTCCGGACGATTCACGGCTACCGACGCGCATTTCGGATAGCCGGCGAGGGTCCGGCAGTACTGCTCCTGCACGGAATCGGCGACAACTCGTCGACGTGGACCGAGATCATTCCCCACCTCGCCAAGAAGTACACGGTCATCGCACCTGACCTGTTGGGTCACGGCCGTTCCGACAAGCCACGCGCGGATTACTCGGTAGCCGCGTACGCCAACGGCATGCGGGATCTTCTGTCGACGCTCGGCATCGAGCACGTCACCGTCATCGGGCACTCGCTCGGCGGCGGCGTAGCGATGCAGTTCTCCTACCAATTCCCACACATGGTGGATCGCCTCGTGCTGGTCTCGGCCGGTGGCGTCACCAAGGACGTCCATCCGCTGCTGCGCCTCATGTCCGTTCCGGTGGTCAACGAGGTGGTAAAGCTGCTCCGGATACCTGGTGCAATGCCGCTCGTCCGGATGGCCGGGAACCTTGCCGGAGTAGTTCACGGTTCAAATCTGCGTCCCGGCACCATGTTGCACGACACACCGGACCTGATTCGCGTGCTCGCTGATCTCCCCGACCCCACTGCCTACGAGGCCTACCTTCGTACGCTGCGGGCCGTCGTGGACTGGCGCGGACAGGTGGTCACGATGCTCGACCGCTGTTATCTGACCGAGAATCTGCCGGTTCAACTGATCTGGGGCGACGACGACTCCGTCATTCCCGTCTCCCACGCTCATCTCGCGCACGCGGCGATGCCGAACTCACGCCTCGAAGTCTTCCGCGGCTCGGGCCACTTCCCGTTCCGCGACGATCCGATGCGTTTCCTGCAGATCGTCGAAGATTTTCTTTCCAGCACCGCACCACTCGTCTTCGACGAGGCTCGCTGGCGCCACATGCTGATCTCCGGGGTCGGCGAGAACACCATCACCGGAACGTCGTCCACCCGCATGGCGGTGCTCGACGCCATGGGCTCGGACGAGCGAAGCGCAACCTGA